In a single window of the Litorilituus sediminis genome:
- the tviB gene encoding Vi polysaccharide biosynthesis UDP-N-acetylglucosamine C-6 dehydrogenase TviB: MKDIKIAIVGLGYVGLPLAVEFGKKYQTVGFDINANRISQLKAGHDTTMEVSDEELAEPKLISYTANVDELASCNVYIVTVPTPIDEHKQPDLTPLISASKMLAQVVAQGDIVIYESTVYPGATEDVCIPEIEKHSGLVFNQDFYGGYSPERINPGDKEHRVTNILKVTSGSTPEIANFIDDLYASIITAGTYKASSIQVAEAAKVIENTQRDLNIALINELAVIFNKLNIDTEEVLKAAGTKWNFLPFRPGLVGGHCIGVDPYYLTHKAQAIGYNPEVILAGRRINDSMGEYVVSQLVKAMLKAKLAVSGANVLIMGLTFKENCPDVRNTKVVDIISELEEYDINLEVYDPWVDAQEAKSEYGVELINKPKAGYYDAVIFAVAHNEFKVLSGADIRAMMKPEHIIYDLKYMLDPEIADIRL; the protein is encoded by the coding sequence ATGAAAGATATAAAAATTGCTATTGTCGGCTTAGGCTATGTCGGCTTACCTCTAGCGGTAGAGTTTGGCAAAAAATATCAGACAGTAGGTTTTGATATTAATGCAAACCGTATTAGCCAGTTAAAAGCTGGTCATGATACAACCATGGAAGTTAGTGATGAGGAGCTAGCTGAGCCTAAGTTAATTAGTTACACTGCCAATGTTGATGAGCTGGCTAGTTGTAATGTTTATATTGTTACCGTACCTACCCCTATTGATGAGCATAAGCAGCCAGATCTGACTCCGCTTATTAGCGCAAGTAAGATGCTAGCGCAAGTGGTAGCACAGGGCGACATTGTTATTTATGAATCTACTGTTTATCCAGGGGCTACAGAAGATGTTTGTATTCCTGAAATAGAAAAACATTCTGGTTTAGTCTTTAACCAGGACTTTTACGGAGGTTATAGCCCTGAGAGAATAAACCCAGGCGATAAAGAGCACAGGGTAACCAATATCTTAAAGGTTACTTCAGGCTCAACACCTGAAATTGCAAATTTTATTGATGATTTATATGCATCTATTATCACAGCGGGCACGTATAAAGCTTCAAGTATTCAAGTAGCAGAAGCGGCAAAAGTTATTGAGAATACCCAACGTGATCTTAATATTGCCTTGATTAATGAACTAGCTGTTATATTTAATAAGCTTAATATTGATACTGAAGAAGTACTAAAAGCCGCTGGAACAAAGTGGAATTTCTTACCGTTTCGTCCAGGTCTTGTCGGTGGACATTGCATTGGCGTAGATCCTTATTATCTAACGCATAAAGCCCAAGCTATTGGTTATAACCCTGAAGTTATATTAGCGGGTCGTCGTATTAATGACTCTATGGGTGAGTATGTTGTTTCTCAACTCGTTAAGGCAATGTTAAAAGCAAAACTTGCGGTTAGTGGTGCTAATGTGCTTATTATGGGGCTTACTTTTAAAGAAAACTGCCCAGATGTTAGAAACACTAAGGTTGTTGATATTATCTCAGAGTTAGAAGAGTATGATATTAACCTTGAGGTATACGATCCATGGGTTGATGCCCAAGAAGCAAAATCTGAATACGGTGTTGAGCTTATCAATAAGCCTAAAGCTGGGTATTATGATGCTGTGATTTTTGCTGTTGCTCACAATGAGTTTAAGGTACTTTCAGGGGCTGATATTCGTGCGATGATGAAGCCTGAGCATATTATCTATGATTTAAAGTATATGTTAGATCCAGAAATTGCTGATATTCGTCTATAG
- a CDS encoding SLBB domain-containing protein — MLEVNYNKKLALLLSIICTLLLLFSYVPSSYAAQVSQQQLEQFKKLPASQQAALAKSMGVDINALKRQISSSPQSGMIENSNVYPRGTQFDAQGNPIFSEESQQEKEDDFDLVKELEPFGYDVFANAPQTFAPTMDIAIPANYIVGPGDKISIQVFGKENEELELDVNREGQIIFPQYGPYTVAGMTYAEMEHLLTAKIKEKVIGVDVVIGMASLRSMRVFVLGDAYKPGPYTLSSLSSITHAIFAAGGISEIGSLRNVQLKRAGKLVKTLDLYDLLIKGDSSDDMLLQSGDVVFIAPVGSRVRVEGEVRRPAIYELAQGETFKDVIAMSGGVLPTAFAQSTIVERFNRQGLRSVVNIDLSNAGDLARPVQAGDAVRVMKSSEMFSQSVTLIGAVNRPGKYQWHDKLTIAELLPSIDTHLLANADLNYGLVIREIDLAKNIEVLQFDLVKALSDKSSKDNIKLASNDKVVVFSSIAKVDENSIDLELLAYTQEELTKKEQQLAKENFKTKQFWQKYGDEQQIAEFTQEEQAAADTAKLFKQSIEQMSGGELEEEIDIKELALFSRQRLLLPIIEKLKRQGRAGAPLQLAEIDGAVKFPGVYPLAVNARVSELIIAGGGLTESAYLARSEITRNKIANQGAYKESFSIDLGKALAGDDANNVLLTSKDRVNIHKIPAWSENHVVELRGEFVFPGKYTIRRGESLADLIEKAGGFTPFAHQEGSVFTRVQLRDLERQNLLKLTSDLRVEMASKSLSDKDYTQSYTEVQKMLADMAKVEPVGRLVVDLPKVITDKDYDVLLEDGDVLYVPTMKNSVNVIGQVQVTSSHIYDETLTAEDYLAKSGGSKKRADTSRIYIISANGSIREMPGSNWFSSNNTSMQPGDTVVVPLDAEYMNNLTLWTSATTIMYNTAVAIAAISGIN; from the coding sequence ATGTTAGAAGTTAACTATAATAAGAAGCTCGCGCTATTACTTAGCATCATTTGTACCTTATTGCTCTTGTTTAGCTATGTTCCCTCTAGCTATGCTGCACAAGTTAGCCAACAACAACTCGAACAGTTTAAAAAGTTGCCAGCATCGCAACAGGCGGCATTAGCTAAAAGCATGGGGGTTGATATTAATGCGCTTAAAAGACAAATATCTTCATCCCCTCAATCTGGAATGATAGAAAATTCGAATGTCTACCCTCGAGGCACTCAGTTTGATGCTCAAGGTAATCCCATTTTTTCAGAAGAATCACAGCAAGAAAAAGAAGACGATTTTGATTTAGTAAAAGAGCTAGAGCCATTTGGCTATGATGTTTTTGCTAATGCGCCACAAACTTTTGCGCCCACCATGGATATTGCTATCCCTGCCAATTATATTGTTGGACCTGGCGATAAAATTTCCATTCAAGTCTTCGGTAAAGAAAATGAAGAGCTCGAGTTAGATGTTAATCGCGAAGGGCAGATAATTTTTCCGCAATATGGCCCTTATACGGTTGCAGGGATGACGTATGCTGAAATGGAGCATTTGCTCACAGCAAAAATAAAAGAAAAGGTCATTGGCGTTGATGTTGTTATAGGTATGGCATCTTTGCGTTCGATGCGTGTATTTGTCTTAGGCGATGCCTATAAGCCAGGCCCTTATACATTAAGTTCTTTATCAAGTATCACTCATGCAATTTTTGCCGCTGGTGGTATCAGCGAAATAGGCTCGCTAAGAAATGTACAGCTAAAGCGCGCTGGTAAGCTAGTTAAAACACTCGATTTATATGATTTACTTATCAAAGGTGATTCAAGCGATGATATGTTATTGCAATCGGGGGATGTTGTTTTTATTGCGCCAGTAGGGAGTCGAGTTCGAGTTGAAGGGGAAGTAAGGCGTCCTGCCATTTATGAGCTAGCTCAAGGCGAAACATTTAAAGATGTTATTGCTATGTCTGGTGGTGTATTGCCAACCGCTTTTGCACAATCAACAATCGTTGAGCGCTTTAATCGTCAAGGTTTGCGTAGTGTTGTAAATATCGATCTATCCAATGCTGGTGATTTAGCAAGGCCTGTACAAGCAGGCGATGCCGTTCGCGTGATGAAATCATCTGAGATGTTTAGTCAGTCTGTGACGTTAATTGGTGCGGTAAATCGCCCAGGAAAATATCAGTGGCATGATAAATTGACTATCGCTGAATTATTGCCATCAATAGATACTCACTTGCTTGCTAATGCTGATTTAAATTATGGCTTAGTGATTCGTGAGATAGATTTAGCAAAAAATATTGAAGTATTGCAGTTTGATTTAGTCAAAGCGCTGTCTGATAAAAGTTCTAAGGATAATATTAAGCTGGCTTCAAATGATAAAGTAGTTGTTTTTTCTAGTATTGCCAAGGTTGATGAAAATAGCATTGACTTAGAGTTACTTGCTTATACTCAAGAAGAGTTGACTAAAAAAGAGCAGCAGCTGGCAAAAGAGAACTTTAAAACCAAGCAGTTTTGGCAAAAATATGGTGATGAGCAGCAAATCGCTGAGTTTACCCAAGAAGAACAAGCCGCTGCTGATACAGCTAAGTTATTTAAACAGTCCATTGAACAAATGTCGGGTGGTGAATTAGAAGAAGAGATTGATATAAAGGAGTTAGCACTATTTTCTCGTCAACGTTTGTTATTACCAATTATTGAGAAGCTTAAGCGCCAAGGTCGTGCTGGAGCGCCGTTGCAATTAGCTGAGATTGATGGTGCGGTTAAGTTTCCGGGAGTCTATCCACTGGCTGTTAATGCCCGTGTGAGTGAGCTTATTATTGCTGGCGGCGGCTTAACTGAGTCAGCTTACCTTGCGCGTTCAGAAATAACACGCAATAAAATTGCTAATCAAGGTGCTTATAAAGAGTCATTTTCAATTGACTTAGGCAAGGCTTTAGCAGGGGATGATGCAAATAATGTTCTATTAACGTCTAAAGACAGGGTGAACATTCATAAGATTCCAGCATGGAGTGAGAATCATGTAGTAGAGCTTAGAGGTGAATTTGTCTTCCCTGGTAAATACACCATTCGCCGAGGTGAAAGCTTAGCTGATTTAATTGAAAAAGCTGGTGGTTTTACGCCTTTTGCACATCAAGAAGGTTCGGTATTTACTCGCGTACAATTACGAGATTTAGAGCGTCAAAACTTGCTAAAACTGACGTCAGATTTACGTGTGGAAATGGCCTCTAAGTCGTTATCAGATAAAGATTACACTCAGTCATATACGGAAGTGCAAAAAATGCTGGCAGATATGGCAAAAGTTGAACCTGTAGGGCGATTAGTTGTTGATCTACCTAAGGTTATTACAGATAAAGATTATGATGTTTTATTAGAAGATGGTGATGTACTTTATGTACCAACAATGAAAAACTCAGTCAATGTTATTGGTCAAGTGCAAGTTACTTCATCGCATATATATGATGAAACTTTAACCGCGGAAGATTATTTAGCAAAAAGCGGCGGTAGTAAAAAGCGTGCCGATACAAGTAGGATTTATATCATCTCTGCCAACGGTAGTATACGAGAAATGCCAGGCAGTAATTGGTTTAGTAGTAATAATACCAGTATGCAACCAGGAGATACTGTTGTTGTTCCGCTCGATGCTGAATATATGAATAACTTAACCTTATGGACCAGTGCTACCACGATTATGTATAACACGGCCGTTGCAATTGCCGCGATCAGTGGTATTAATTAA
- a CDS encoding peptide MFS transporter — MNKPNVGTFLGHPKGLFLLFGTEMWERFSYYGMRAILVLYLVDLVEHGGLGFSRADALSLYGTFTMLVYLTPLIGGWLADNHLGQRRSIIIGGVLMALGQFALGTPHHFVEGFEIEMFYIGLGLLVCGNGLFKPNISTMVGDLYNEGDHRRDGAFTIFYMGINLGAAFAPLVVGTIAEKAEWQYGFVAAGVGMVISVIMQLTFGKKYLGNIGIVPAAKLAQQSSESNKKEPLTAEERDRIKVIFIMGVFTIIFWAGFEQAGGLMNLFANEYTDRMIGAFEVPASWFQSVNAIFIVIFAPIIASIWVKMGDNEPTSPVKFALALVLLAIGFFFMIGATLQQGGDASVKTSMIWLIMAYLFHTLGELCLSPIGLSMVTKLAPLRLASLLMGIWFFFTALANKVAAFVGSFIGEGNEAANNALAIFSGIAITAIVSGIIMYMISGKLVDWMHGAEGQHTDSVEEKLEEELEVTAAHEGVSKQHS, encoded by the coding sequence ATGAACAAACCTAATGTGGGAACTTTTTTAGGCCATCCAAAAGGACTCTTCCTTTTATTTGGTACGGAAATGTGGGAACGCTTCAGTTACTACGGTATGCGCGCCATTCTTGTACTTTATTTAGTAGATTTAGTTGAACATGGCGGGCTAGGCTTTAGTCGAGCTGATGCACTCAGCCTATACGGTACTTTTACTATGCTAGTGTACTTAACACCATTGATTGGTGGTTGGCTAGCAGATAATCATTTAGGGCAACGACGCTCAATCATCATTGGTGGTGTGTTAATGGCTTTAGGCCAGTTTGCACTAGGTACACCACATCATTTTGTTGAAGGCTTCGAAATCGAAATGTTCTACATAGGTCTAGGCCTATTAGTATGTGGTAATGGTCTATTTAAGCCAAATATCTCTACCATGGTAGGTGATTTATATAATGAAGGCGATCACCGTCGCGATGGCGCATTCACTATCTTCTATATGGGTATCAACTTAGGTGCAGCTTTCGCACCACTTGTTGTTGGTACTATCGCTGAAAAAGCAGAATGGCAATATGGTTTTGTTGCTGCTGGTGTTGGTATGGTTATCAGTGTTATCATGCAACTTACCTTTGGTAAAAAATACCTTGGTAACATAGGTATTGTGCCTGCGGCAAAACTTGCGCAACAATCAAGTGAAAGTAATAAAAAAGAGCCTTTAACAGCCGAAGAAAGAGATCGTATTAAAGTAATCTTCATCATGGGTGTATTTACCATTATTTTCTGGGCAGGTTTTGAACAAGCTGGCGGCCTAATGAACTTATTCGCCAATGAATATACTGATCGTATGATTGGCGCATTTGAAGTTCCGGCAAGTTGGTTCCAGTCTGTTAACGCTATCTTTATCGTAATATTTGCCCCTATCATTGCCTCTATATGGGTAAAAATGGGTGATAACGAGCCTACCTCGCCAGTCAAGTTTGCCTTAGCTCTAGTTTTATTAGCTATCGGTTTCTTCTTTATGATTGGCGCTACTTTACAGCAAGGTGGTGATGCTAGCGTGAAAACCTCAATGATATGGTTAATCATGGCGTATTTATTCCATACCTTAGGTGAGTTATGTTTATCGCCAATTGGCTTATCTATGGTAACTAAACTGGCTCCACTACGTTTAGCTTCATTATTAATGGGTATTTGGTTCTTCTTTACTGCTTTAGCAAATAAAGTTGCTGCCTTTGTTGGTTCATTTATCGGTGAAGGTAATGAAGCTGCCAACAACGCCTTAGCTATCTTCTCTGGTATTGCTATTACCGCCATTGTTTCAGGTATTATTATGTACATGATCAGTGGTAAGTTAGTTGATTGGATGCACGGCGCTGAAGGCCAACATACAGATAGCGTTGAAGAAAAATTAGAAGAAGAGCTAGAAGTAACTGCTGCACATGAAGGTGTATCAAAACAGCATAGCTAA
- a CDS encoding 5-formyltetrahydrofolate cyclo-ligase, producing the protein MAQINISKQAMDSRKEIRRHIRQRRKQLTVNEQQQASQALKAQLTSHHQVQKATRIALYLANDGELDMQPFIDWCWQQNKEVYLPVLHPFNQGNLLFLRYQQETKLITNKYGIYEPALNVSQVCPVSNLDVLFTPLVAFDDSGARLGMGGGFYDRTLANWFDSQTNTPNKANQACQFHPIGIAHDCQQVEKVPTESWDIPLPEIITPTQNVKYTYKSKASS; encoded by the coding sequence ATGGCTCAAATTAACATAAGTAAACAAGCAATGGACTCAAGAAAAGAGATCAGACGCCACATTAGACAACGGCGTAAACAGCTAACAGTCAATGAACAACAACAAGCTAGCCAAGCATTAAAAGCTCAGCTAACAAGTCACCATCAAGTGCAAAAAGCAACACGTATAGCCCTCTATTTAGCTAATGATGGTGAGCTTGATATGCAACCATTTATTGACTGGTGCTGGCAGCAAAATAAAGAGGTTTACTTACCTGTTTTACACCCTTTTAATCAAGGTAATTTGCTTTTCCTTCGCTACCAACAAGAAACAAAGTTAATCACAAATAAATACGGCATTTATGAGCCAGCACTGAATGTGAGTCAAGTCTGCCCTGTTAGCAATTTAGATGTGCTATTTACTCCATTAGTTGCCTTTGATGATAGCGGTGCTCGCCTTGGTATGGGCGGTGGTTTTTATGATCGAACACTCGCTAACTGGTTTGATAGTCAAACTAACACGCCAAACAAGGCTAACCAAGCTTGCCAGTTTCACCCGATAGGCATCGCCCATGACTGCCAACAAGTGGAAAAAGTCCCCACAGAAAGCTGGGATATTCCCTTGCCAGAAATCATTACACCAACACAAAATGTAAAGTATACATACAAAAGCAAGGCTAGCAGTTAG
- the rpiA gene encoding ribose-5-phosphate isomerase RpiA: protein MTQDEMKKASAIKALEFIEKDTVVGVGTGSTVNHFIDALATIKHDITGAVSSSEESTKRLKAHGIEVFDLNSIDTLDVYVDGADEITQHMSMIKGGGAALTREKIVAAVAKKFICIADDSKQVDILGQFPLPVEVIPMARSYVARELVKLGGDPVYRQGVVTDNGNVILDVHNLSITDPKKLETQINAIVGVVTNGLFAQRGANILVLGTKDGVQVIGENE from the coding sequence ATGACGCAAGATGAAATGAAAAAAGCCTCTGCTATCAAAGCACTAGAATTTATTGAAAAAGACACTGTAGTCGGTGTGGGTACAGGCTCTACGGTCAATCACTTTATTGATGCTTTAGCTACAATAAAGCATGATATTACCGGTGCAGTTTCAAGCTCAGAAGAATCAACAAAACGCCTTAAAGCCCACGGTATAGAAGTGTTCGATCTAAATAGCATAGACACACTTGATGTTTACGTTGATGGCGCCGACGAAATTACTCAGCATATGAGCATGATTAAAGGTGGTGGTGCTGCCCTAACCCGAGAAAAAATTGTAGCCGCTGTCGCTAAAAAATTCATCTGTATTGCTGATGATTCAAAGCAAGTGGATATTTTAGGACAGTTTCCACTCCCTGTAGAAGTAATTCCTATGGCGCGAAGCTATGTTGCTCGTGAGCTGGTAAAACTTGGCGGAGATCCTGTTTATCGTCAAGGTGTTGTGACTGATAATGGCAATGTTATTCTTGATGTTCATAACCTTTCAATTACTGATCCTAAAAAATTAGAAACTCAAATCAATGCCATTGTAGGTGTAGTTACAAATGGCTTATTTGCTCAGCGCGGCGCCAACATCTTAGTTTTAGGTACAAAAGATGGTGTTCAAGTCATTGGTGAAAATGAATAA
- the serA gene encoding phosphoglycerate dehydrogenase yields the protein MNPETQNSLAKEKIKILLLEGVHESAVEELKLKGYSNIEYLKTSLAQDELIEKIADVHFIGIRSRTQLTDQVLSHAKKLVAIGCFCIGTNQVDIQSAQKRGIPVFNAPFSNTRSVAELVLGETLLLLRGIPEKSAKAHRGEWFKSAAGSVEARGKTLGIVGYGHIGTQLGILAETLGMRVRFYDIETKLPLGNASQVFSLHALLAEADVVSLHVPETAQTQDMISTAEFNAMKDGAIFINASRGTVVDIDALSEALTSKKVAGAAIDVFPVEPKGNDEEFISPLRAFDNVILTPHIGGSTKEAQANIGLEVASKLAKYSDNGSSLSAVNFPEVSLPEHAVAGEPSTSRLLHIHHNQPGVLTQINQAFAEHNINIAAQYLQTDDKIGYVVIDIETSDSAQALKALKAVDGTIRARILH from the coding sequence ATGAACCCAGAAACTCAAAATTCATTAGCAAAAGAAAAAATCAAGATACTACTCCTTGAAGGCGTCCATGAAAGTGCCGTTGAAGAGTTAAAGTTGAAAGGCTACTCCAATATTGAGTACCTTAAAACCTCCCTTGCCCAAGACGAATTAATTGAAAAAATTGCCGACGTACACTTTATAGGTATTCGCTCTCGCACACAATTAACTGACCAAGTACTTAGCCACGCCAAAAAGCTGGTTGCTATTGGTTGTTTCTGTATCGGCACTAACCAAGTAGATATCCAGTCAGCACAAAAGCGTGGTATTCCTGTCTTCAACGCACCATTTTCTAATACGCGCTCTGTTGCTGAATTAGTCCTTGGCGAAACGCTACTGCTACTGCGTGGTATTCCTGAAAAGAGCGCTAAAGCACACCGAGGCGAATGGTTTAAATCAGCTGCTGGCTCAGTAGAAGCGCGTGGCAAAACACTAGGTATCGTAGGTTATGGTCATATAGGAACGCAATTAGGCATTTTAGCAGAAACCTTAGGAATGCGAGTTCGTTTTTATGATATTGAAACCAAGCTGCCGCTTGGCAATGCTAGCCAAGTATTCTCTCTTCACGCCTTATTAGCTGAAGCTGATGTAGTTAGTTTGCATGTGCCTGAAACAGCGCAGACACAAGATATGATCAGCACAGCAGAATTTAATGCCATGAAAGATGGCGCAATATTTATCAACGCCTCTCGCGGTACTGTGGTTGATATTGACGCATTAAGTGAAGCTTTAACCAGCAAAAAAGTAGCTGGTGCTGCAATTGACGTATTCCCTGTCGAGCCAAAAGGCAACGATGAAGAGTTTATCTCACCACTGCGCGCCTTTGATAATGTTATTTTAACACCGCATATTGGTGGTAGTACTAAAGAAGCGCAAGCAAACATTGGCCTTGAAGTAGCAAGTAAATTAGCGAAATACTCTGACAATGGCTCAAGTTTATCTGCGGTGAACTTCCCTGAAGTATCACTTCCTGAGCACGCAGTAGCTGGTGAGCCAAGCACAAGCCGCTTACTGCATATTCATCACAACCAGCCAGGCGTGCTAACTCAAATTAACCAAGCATTTGCCGAGCACAATATTAATATCGCCGCACAATACCTACAAACAGATGATAAAATTGGTTATGTGGTAATAGATATTGAAACCTCAGATAGCGCTCAAGCACTAAAAGCACTTAAAGCTGTCGATGGTACAATTAGGGCAAGAATTTTACACTAG
- a CDS encoding IS1182 family transposase, whose protein sequence is MLREPSPQQHELEMVTLDQLVPANHLVRKLDKYIDFEFIRDEVKDLYCTDNGRPPVEPVQLFKIMLLGYLFGIKSERQIIKDIEVNVAYRWFLRMGLTEKVIDASTLSQNRIRRFNGTDVFERIFNHIVQQAIKHGLVGGKALFTDSTHLKANANKRKFTNKLKPVSTSAYIKQINKAVEADRKAAGKKPLKDKGYCEIKRNKVSKTDSDSGYMHRDEKPKGFFYLDHRTVDNDYNIIVDTHITPGNVHDSQPYIARLDAIENRFALSPEFVGIDAGYFTAPVCFNLEQRNIQGVFGYRRPSRTKNAIKKKHFKYDEKADTYTCPQEQTLIYSTTSREGYREYHSDPKVCVNCPQLKDCTKSKSHKKVITRHVMAASQDRANEFRLTSLGKYLYKRRCETVERSFADAKQHHGHRYARYRGKHNVQMQAYMAAAAQNMKKIAMTLSNIPQIMAI, encoded by the coding sequence ATGTTAAGAGAACCTTCCCCGCAACAACATGAACTCGAAATGGTCACGCTAGACCAGTTAGTTCCAGCCAACCATCTAGTTCGTAAACTCGATAAGTATATTGACTTTGAGTTTATTCGAGATGAAGTCAAAGACTTATATTGCACTGATAATGGTCGTCCTCCGGTGGAGCCAGTCCAGCTATTTAAAATTATGCTACTTGGGTACTTATTTGGTATTAAAAGTGAGCGCCAAATCATCAAAGACATCGAAGTAAATGTCGCGTATCGATGGTTTCTCCGCATGGGGCTTACCGAGAAAGTTATCGATGCCTCAACACTTAGTCAAAATCGTATTCGTCGTTTCAATGGCACAGATGTATTTGAACGTATATTTAATCACATCGTCCAACAAGCCATTAAACATGGTCTAGTTGGGGGCAAAGCCTTATTCACCGACAGCACACACTTAAAAGCAAACGCCAATAAACGAAAGTTCACCAACAAGCTCAAACCCGTCTCAACCAGTGCCTATATTAAGCAAATCAACAAAGCTGTGGAGGCAGACCGTAAAGCGGCTGGAAAAAAGCCACTCAAGGATAAAGGCTATTGTGAGATAAAGCGGAATAAGGTAAGTAAAACCGATAGTGATAGCGGTTATATGCACCGAGATGAAAAGCCAAAAGGTTTTTTCTACCTAGACCACAGAACCGTAGATAACGACTATAACATTATTGTAGATACGCATATTACGCCAGGTAATGTCCACGATTCTCAACCATACATTGCTCGCCTTGATGCCATTGAAAATCGCTTTGCACTATCCCCTGAATTTGTTGGTATTGATGCAGGCTACTTCACAGCGCCCGTCTGTTTTAATCTGGAACAACGTAACATCCAAGGGGTGTTTGGTTACCGTCGTCCTTCACGAACGAAGAATGCCATTAAGAAAAAGCACTTCAAATACGACGAGAAAGCAGATACGTATACCTGCCCGCAAGAGCAAACGTTAATCTACTCGACCACCAGTCGAGAGGGTTACCGAGAATATCATTCTGACCCCAAGGTATGCGTTAATTGCCCTCAATTAAAAGATTGCACTAAGAGTAAAAGTCATAAGAAAGTGATAACACGCCACGTAATGGCTGCGAGTCAAGATCGGGCTAATGAATTTCGCTTAACAAGCCTTGGTAAATACCTTTACAAACGACGATGCGAAACCGTTGAAAGAAGTTTTGCTGATGCAAAGCAACACCATGGTCACAGGTATGCAAGATACCGAGGTAAGCATAATGTTCAAATGCAAGCATATATGGCTGCGGCAGCACAAAATATGAAGAAGATAGCAATGACGCTATCAAATATTCCCCAAATAATGGCAATCTAA